AAGTGGAATGTCCTACAGGGTCTGGCAACTGGATGACCTTATGGGAGGTGGCTGCAGAAATTTCTCGGCGGTTGATGCGGATTTTCACCCAGGAATCATCTGGTCATCGTCCGGTCTATGGTGCCACTGAGACCTTCCAGTCCAATCCCCAATGGAAAAACTACATCCAGTTTTACGAATACTTCCATGGAGATAACGGCGCTGGAATTGGAGCCAGTCATCAAACGGGTTGGACTGGGTTAATCGCTAAACTAATTCAGCAGACGGGAGAAACCCTGGGTGAAGACCTATAAGAAGATGGCTGAACATCGGAGCCAATCCCCTAGGGTCAATCAGCAATGCCCATGTCTTTGAATATCCTAGACTTTGCGTTCGCTGATGATATTACTCCCCAAAGAGAGATGACTAGCATCAACAAAATTTTCGAGACGCCTTCCAATGAAATCGGAGACAGCAATTGATGGCAAGAGCACTTATATGCTCAAAAGCCTTAGAGACCATTGGCCTAACTATTTAATCGAAGCCTGGGGCTTAGGGACTTTTATGGTGTCAGCCGGGGGGTTGGCCACCCTTCTCTACGCCACAGATTCACCCTTAACCTTTCCCCATCCGCTCTGGCGAGACGTTGTGATGGGCATGGGCATGGGCGGGACAGCAATGGGCATTATCTACTCGCCCTGGGGCAAGCGATCGGGGGCACATATCAATCCGGCAGTGACCCTAACATTTTTTCGACTTCAGAAAATTACGGCCTGGGATGCGTTTTTCTATATTCTTGCCCAGTTTATCGGGGCATTCGTCGGGGTCTTGTTCGTGGCTGGTGTTCTAGGCGGCCCGTTTCAGCAGCCCCCGGTCAATTATGTGGTGACAGTACCCGGACAATGGGGATGGCCTGCAGCACTGGTCACAGAATTTACAATTTCCTTTGTGTTAATGACGATGGTGCTCTGGGTTAGCAACACACCTCAGTTGGCGAAGCTAACCGGATTTTTTTCAGGTATCTTTGTGACCCTCTATGTTATTTTTTCTGCACCCATTTCTGGCTTTGGCATGAATCCAGCGAGAACTTTTGGTTCAGCTTTGCCTGCCCAAACCTGGACTGCTTTTTGGATCTACTATTTAGCACCCCCTTTAGGAATGCTGCTAGCAGCAGAACTCTATCAGAGAATCTCGAAGGTGCGATCTCGTTCCATCTGCAGCAAGCTCTGCCCCAACGGGGATACGTTCTGTATCAGTCCAGTCTGTTGTGGTGAATGTGATAGGTTGATCCGGCCCTGGCGACAGAAGGTTGATTCTTCATCCTAACCGCTGGTAAATAGCTAATGAATTGACGTTCATTCTGTCGAGGATATCACTAAGCTGCGACCTGGCTTTGGTCAAGGGAACATAGTGGAGCCAACTAGGTGTTGGGCATGGAGAGAACTAGAGACGTTCTTCGCTAAAATTATCAGATTAGATTATTCGGCGATTAACTCAGCAGTTTTGTTGTTGCGATCATAAAATGACCAACATCCCATTACTGTTCGGATCAGGTGGGGAGGGAATAGATTAAAAGCATCAACATTCGCTTATGGAATTCTGAATCCACTAGATTATTTCCTCAATCCTAGAGAATTTGCTCTTTGATATAATCCGCAACTCTCAAAGTTTGGGCAATGATAGTCAGAGTGGGGTTAACCGCTCCTGCTGAGACAAAGAAACTACCATCAGTCACAAATACATTGTCCAAATCATGGGGCTGGCAATAGGGATCGAGAACGGACTGACTGGCATCTGTTCCCATCTTCATCGTGCCCATGGTGTGTCCAAGAGGAATGCCCACCATGCTGCCAAGATACAGGTCAACGGCATGAGTCCCTGGGTGACAGCCCACACAGTCTAAGAAATCAGTAAGCCGTTTCTTAAGTTGATTCGCAGGCTCGATATTATTGGCTTGGTAGTCAAAGACTACTTGTCCAGAACGGTTATAAGAGATCCCGTTTTCGACTCTGGGCAAGTCCTCACTTTGGAGCCAGAAGTCTAAGGAATGAGCCGCCATTTCCGCATGGGTCATGCCTAGCAACGGTTCTGGGGACTCTAATTTCATCAGAGCTTCATTAAAGTTACCTAGCATTTGAATCAGTCCCATCGGATATTTAAAGTCCTGATCACCCCAGTAGTAATCAGCTAGAGCTAAGGTTTTTTCAAAGGTGGCATCGTTTGGCGTTTTACTGATAGCAATCAAGGTGGCGTTGTTATGCCCCATGAAGTTGCGACCAACCAGACGCGTTGAGTTGGCAAGGCCGTTAGGGTGTTTTGGGTGTTGGGATCGCAAAAACAACAGCGCCGATCCCAAGGCCCCTGCGGCTACAATCATCAGTTCAGCAGCATACTCAACGGTTTCTCCAGCTTCCGTTTTCACAACAACTTTATCTATTCTGCGGCCAGTAGGATCGGCGACAAGTTGTTCTACAGGGCTATTGGTTTTGAGGGTTACATTGTCGTAGGTCAGAGCTGGACGAATACCCACAATATGTGAGTCTGCCTTTATTTCATAGGGATCAGGATAGCCATCGAATTGCGGCCATAAATCCAAGCTGCTGGTGGCTCCATCTTCACCATCGTGGCCCATCCGCATGCCCATCGGAATGGGGAACGGATGCAGTCCCTGATTGGCAAGATCGTCGTTGAGTCGTTGAATTCGAGGCTCATGCTGGAGCGGCCCATAAGGATAGGGAGAACTACGTTGAGGCTCCGTCGGATCTGCACCGTCTTCCCCATGGACGTAGTACCATTTTTCACCGATGGCGTAGTAAGGCTCTAGATCGGCATAGGAAATGGGCCAAGCTGGGGAAAGGCCATCATAATGTTCAACTTCTTCAAAATCTTTTTCTCGTAGACGAAACAGGGCAGATCCATAGAACTTGGTATTACCGCCTACGTAATAGTGGGGATGACTGGGTCTAAAGGGCTGGTCCTGGTGATACCAGGTGTCATCAGGGGTGTATCGTTTCTCGACCCAGTTCACATGGGGGTCAAAGTTGTCCATCTCCCGGGGAACAAAGCCCCCTTTTTCCAAAATTAAAATGCGTTTTCCTGTGGGAGCTAATGCTCTAGCCATGGTGCCACCCCCTGCACCCGTGCCAATAATAATGATGTCGTATGAGTTATCCATAGTGCATCTCCAAGGGATTAAGGATTAGAGGTTGGTGGGGCACAAAAAGACTAGAGTTGGACAACACGAAGGACATGTCCATCGGGATCTTTGACTAGAAACCCTTTACGAAAGCCCAGTTTGTTTGG
The genomic region above belongs to Acaryochloris sp. CCMEE 5410 and contains:
- a CDS encoding GMC oxidoreductase produces the protein MDNSYDIIIIGTGAGGGTMARALAPTGKRILILEKGGFVPREMDNFDPHVNWVEKRYTPDDTWYHQDQPFRPSHPHYYVGGNTKFYGSALFRLREKDFEEVEHYDGLSPAWPISYADLEPYYAIGEKWYYVHGEDGADPTEPQRSSPYPYGPLQHEPRIQRLNDDLANQGLHPFPIPMGMRMGHDGEDGATSSLDLWPQFDGYPDPYEIKADSHIVGIRPALTYDNVTLKTNSPVEQLVADPTGRRIDKVVVKTEAGETVEYAAELMIVAAGALGSALLFLRSQHPKHPNGLANSTRLVGRNFMGHNNATLIAISKTPNDATFEKTLALADYYWGDQDFKYPMGLIQMLGNFNEALMKLESPEPLLGMTHAEMAAHSLDFWLQSEDLPRVENGISYNRSGQVVFDYQANNIEPANQLKKRLTDFLDCVGCHPGTHAVDLYLGSMVGIPLGHTMGTMKMGTDASQSVLDPYCQPHDLDNVFVTDGSFFVSAGAVNPTLTIIAQTLRVADYIKEQIL
- a CDS encoding MIP/aquaporin family protein; this translates as MKSETAIDGKSTYMLKSLRDHWPNYLIEAWGLGTFMVSAGGLATLLYATDSPLTFPHPLWRDVVMGMGMGGTAMGIIYSPWGKRSGAHINPAVTLTFFRLQKITAWDAFFYILAQFIGAFVGVLFVAGVLGGPFQQPPVNYVVTVPGQWGWPAALVTEFTISFVLMTMVLWVSNTPQLAKLTGFFSGIFVTLYVIFSAPISGFGMNPARTFGSALPAQTWTAFWIYYLAPPLGMLLAAELYQRISKVRSRSICSKLCPNGDTFCISPVCCGECDRLIRPWRQKVDSSS